A single genomic interval of Phocoena sinus isolate mPhoSin1 chromosome 15, mPhoSin1.pri, whole genome shotgun sequence harbors:
- the KDELR2 gene encoding ER lumen protein-retaining receptor 2: protein MNIFRLTGDLSHLAAIVILLLKIWKTRSCAGISGKSQLLFALVFTTRYLDLFTSFISLYNTSMKLIYIACSYATVYLIYMKFKATYDGNHDTFRVEFLVVPVGGLSFLVNHDFSPLEILWTFSIYLESVAILPQLFMISKTGEAETITTHYLFFLGLYRALYLVNWIWRFYFEGFFDLIAVVAGVVQTILYCDFFYLYITKVLKGKKLSLPA from the exons ATGAACATCTTCCGGCTGACCGGGGACCTGTCCCACCTGGCGGCCATCGTCATCCTGCTGCTGAAGATCTGGAAGACGCGCTCCTGCGCTG gTATTTCTGGGAAAAGCCAGCTTCTCTTTGCACTGGTCTTCACAACTCGTTACCTGGAtctttttacttcatttatttcattatataatacGTCTATGAAG cttATCTACATTGCCTGCTCCTATGCCACAGTGTACCTGATCTACATGAAATTTAAGGCAACCTACGATGGAAATCATGATACTTTCCGAGTGGAGTTTCTGGTGGTCCCTGTGGGAGGCCTCTCGTTTCTAGTCAATCATGACTTCTCTCCTCTTGAG ATTTTGTGGACCTTCTCCATTTATCTTGAGTCAGTGGCTATCCTGCCACAGCTCTTCATGATCAGCAAGACCGGGGAGGCCGAGACCATCACCACCCACTACCTGTTCTTCCTGGGCCTCTACCGTGCTTTGTATCTTGTCAACTGGATCTGGCGCTTCTACTTTGAGGGCTTCTTTGACCTCATCGCTGTGGTGGCCGGCGTTGTCCAGACCATCCTATACTGCGACTTCTTCTACTTGTACATTACAAAAG TACTCAAGGGAAAGAAGCTCAGTCTGCCAGCGTAA